Proteins co-encoded in one Hymenobacter swuensis DY53 genomic window:
- a CDS encoding tetratricopeptide repeat protein, translated as MSKTPTVRNISWIAYVVFYGLIVLLAWLGTYISSLNFIQCLLPAILTAYLLSWTLRSTLGKHQQRGMQLIRKGDFLNAIPHFEQSYTYFCEKAWLDKWRFIFMLSTSQMGYREIALNNIAFCYSQLGQGEQARGYYHQVLAEYSDNGLAQAALRMLDASRG; from the coding sequence ATGTCCAAGACGCCAACAGTCAGAAATATATCCTGGATTGCCTATGTTGTATTCTATGGATTAATTGTACTCTTAGCATGGCTGGGTACGTATATTTCCTCCCTTAACTTTATCCAGTGTCTATTGCCTGCTATACTAACGGCTTATTTGCTTAGCTGGACTCTTCGCAGTACACTAGGAAAACATCAGCAGCGGGGAATGCAGTTAATCAGAAAGGGAGACTTTCTAAATGCTATTCCGCATTTTGAGCAAAGCTATACCTACTTCTGCGAGAAAGCATGGCTGGATAAGTGGCGTTTTATTTTTATGCTCAGCACCAGCCAAATGGGATACCGGGAAATAGCATTAAACAACATTGCGTTTTGCTATTCGCAACTTGGTCAAGGAGAGCAGGCTCGTGGCTACTATCATCAGGTATTAGCTGAATATTCCGATAACGGCTTAGCCCAAGCTGCACTAAGAATGCTGGACGCCAGCCGAGGCTAA
- a CDS encoding DNA polymerase III subunit — translation MRFSDIPGQQQVKQLLLGGVRRNHVAHAQLFRGAEGSAALALALAYAAFLNCEARMSEAEDSCGHCPSCQKIDKLIHPDLNFIVPVTTTKAVAKDAVSSKFGAEWRSFVLENPYQGLNDWMQHIGAENKQGSISKEESVQLLRLVSLKAFEARFKLVIIWLPELMHPAAANAVLKLLEEPPPATVFLLVSYAPEQLLPTITSRVQAVMVRAVAEPELATWLRDTRQVPEVKAHQLAQLTQGNIGEALAAQAATAAEHDYFRLFTDWMRTCYGNKVAEMLEKSDEFQKLGRENQKEFLQYALTLVRKVLLFGLDAQLVPHLPTQEQAFVQNFSRFVTPRNASPLAQELNDAHYHVERNANPRMIFLDISLRVAELLRQA, via the coding sequence ATGCGTTTCTCTGATATCCCCGGTCAGCAACAGGTGAAGCAGCTGCTGTTGGGCGGCGTGCGGCGCAACCATGTGGCCCACGCCCAACTGTTTCGCGGGGCCGAGGGCTCGGCGGCCCTGGCTCTTGCGTTGGCGTACGCGGCGTTTCTGAACTGTGAGGCCCGCATGTCGGAGGCCGAGGATTCCTGCGGCCACTGCCCGAGCTGTCAGAAAATCGACAAGCTCATTCACCCCGACCTCAACTTCATCGTGCCCGTGACGACGACCAAAGCCGTGGCGAAGGATGCGGTGAGCAGCAAGTTCGGGGCGGAGTGGCGCAGCTTCGTGTTGGAAAACCCCTACCAGGGCCTCAACGACTGGATGCAGCACATTGGGGCCGAGAACAAGCAGGGTAGCATCTCCAAGGAGGAAAGCGTGCAGCTGCTGCGGCTGGTAAGCCTGAAGGCCTTCGAGGCGCGGTTCAAGCTGGTCATTATCTGGCTGCCCGAGCTGATGCACCCGGCCGCTGCCAACGCCGTGCTCAAGCTGCTGGAAGAGCCGCCACCCGCCACCGTGTTTCTGTTGGTAAGCTATGCCCCCGAGCAACTGCTGCCCACCATCACCAGCCGGGTGCAGGCGGTGATGGTGCGGGCTGTGGCCGAGCCGGAACTGGCGACCTGGCTGCGTGATACCCGGCAGGTGCCCGAAGTGAAGGCGCACCAGCTGGCCCAGCTTACGCAGGGCAACATTGGAGAGGCGCTGGCGGCACAGGCCGCAACGGCCGCCGAGCACGACTACTTCCGGCTCTTCACCGACTGGATGAGGACCTGCTACGGCAATAAAGTGGCCGAGATGCTGGAGAAAAGTGACGAATTTCAGAAGCTGGGCCGCGAAAACCAGAAGGAGTTTCTGCAGTACGCCCTCACACTGGTGCGCAAGGTGTTGCTGTTTGGCCTTGATGCGCAACTGGTGCCGCACTTACCCACGCAGGAGCAGGCGTTTGTACAAAACTTCAGCCGCTTCGTGACGCCCCGCAACGCCAGCCCACTGGCCCAGGAACTCAACGACGCGCATTACCATGTGGAGCGCAATGCCAACCCGCGCATGATTTTTCTGGACATTTCCCTGAGGGTAGCCGAGCTGCTACGGCAGGCTTGA
- the hemC gene encoding hydroxymethylbilane synthase, whose translation MKTSIRIGTRGSKLALWQAHHVADQLTAAGLTPEIVIITTKGDVVLDRSLDKIGSKGVFTEELEESLRTGHIDIAVHSAKDVQSSIPADLELLAFMERERVNDVVVSFDPNLDLGRADLVLGTSSTRRKAMLRRFLPHATTAEARGNLQTRLRKLEEGQYHALVLAYAGVHRMEYDGFIRHILPETQYVPATGQGSVAIECARNLEPALKTELHRILDHAATHVCLAAERAFLRTMEGGCSIPSFALATLTANGQTIQLHGGLISLDGQQFIEETQSAPPTDAEQLGIRVAESVLVRGGQQILNDIRRERE comes from the coding sequence GTGAAAACTTCCATTCGTATTGGCACACGCGGCAGCAAGCTGGCTTTGTGGCAGGCGCACCATGTAGCCGACCAGCTGACGGCCGCTGGCCTCACCCCGGAAATCGTCATCATCACCACTAAAGGTGACGTGGTGCTGGACCGTTCTCTGGATAAGATTGGCTCCAAAGGGGTTTTCACCGAGGAATTAGAGGAAAGCCTGCGTACCGGCCACATTGATATTGCCGTGCACAGTGCCAAGGATGTGCAGAGCAGCATTCCGGCCGATCTGGAACTACTGGCCTTCATGGAGCGGGAGCGGGTGAACGATGTGGTGGTCAGCTTCGACCCGAACCTGGACTTAGGGCGTGCTGATCTGGTACTGGGTACCAGCAGCACCCGCCGCAAGGCAATGCTGCGCCGTTTTCTGCCGCATGCTACTACGGCTGAAGCCCGCGGTAACCTGCAGACTCGCTTGCGCAAGCTGGAAGAAGGCCAGTACCATGCCCTGGTACTAGCCTACGCCGGTGTCCACCGGATGGAATATGATGGCTTCATCCGCCACATTCTGCCCGAAACGCAGTACGTGCCGGCCACCGGCCAGGGCAGCGTAGCCATTGAGTGCGCCCGTAACCTGGAGCCGGCCCTGAAAACCGAGTTGCACCGCATCCTCGACCATGCCGCTACCCATGTGTGCCTAGCGGCCGAGCGCGCGTTTCTGCGCACAATGGAAGGTGGCTGCAGTATTCCCAGCTTTGCACTGGCTACCCTCACGGCCAATGGCCAGACGATACAGCTCCACGGCGGCCTCATCAGTCTCGACGGGCAACAGTTCATTGAGGAAACCCAATCGGCTCCTCCAACAGATGCCGAACAGCTGGGCATTCGGGTAGCCGAAAGCGTACTGGTCCGCGGCGGCCAGCAAATCCTGAACGATATCCGGCGGGAGCGGGAGTAG
- the rdgB gene encoding RdgB/HAM1 family non-canonical purine NTP pyrophosphatase: MRLCFASNNAHKLDEIRPLLPASMELLSLADIGCTEELPETQDTLEGNALQKARYVWDHFGVACFADDTGLEVTALHGEPGVYSARYAGPQRRAEDNVQKLLRELQGASDRSAQFRTVVALVLSATEVHTFDGAVAGYITEQVQGTDGFGYDPVFQPAEGDGRTFAQMTLAEKNAISHRSRAVAGLVAFLSNSTGL, translated from the coding sequence ATGCGCCTTTGCTTTGCTTCCAACAATGCCCACAAGCTGGATGAAATCCGGCCACTGCTGCCCGCTTCTATGGAGCTACTGAGTCTGGCTGATATTGGCTGTACTGAGGAACTCCCCGAAACCCAGGATACGCTGGAAGGCAACGCCCTGCAGAAGGCCAGGTACGTGTGGGACCATTTTGGCGTGGCCTGCTTCGCCGATGATACCGGCCTAGAGGTGACGGCCCTGCACGGCGAGCCGGGCGTATACTCGGCGCGGTATGCCGGCCCCCAGCGCCGTGCCGAAGACAACGTGCAGAAGCTGCTGCGAGAGTTGCAAGGGGCTTCTGACCGCAGCGCGCAGTTCCGGACGGTAGTGGCTTTGGTGCTTTCCGCCACTGAGGTACACACCTTTGATGGGGCGGTGGCCGGGTACATCACCGAGCAGGTGCAGGGAACCGACGGCTTCGGCTACGACCCCGTATTTCAGCCGGCTGAGGGGGACGGCCGCACCTTTGCCCAGATGACGCTGGCCGAGAAGAATGCCATCAGCCACCGCAGCCGTGCCGTGGCCGGGCTGGTGGCTTTCCTCAGCAATAGCACGGGGCTTTAA
- a CDS encoding GlmU family protein — MHVLLFDDPAIRPHLLPFTFTRPVAALRCGILTLAEKWQHRLAVKQIGYLTQDYLQAKFPAGNTQGPALVINGAVCPDDLLTRQVQALVPGEALFDGELLVAAHLSDATQVAELIQEGFQKTRDVAEPVTVIREVWHLFLRNGAEIRRDFALLTAGRTSAPIGDAHTIVYAPENIFIEPGVKIRAAILNAENGPIYLGRNSQVHEGAIISGPLALCEGSHINAGAKMRGDNTVGPYSKVGGEVGNSILLGYSNKGHDGYLGNSVIGEWCNLGADTNTSNLKNNYAPVKIWSHSAGRFVNTGQQFCGLMMGDHSKCGINTMFNTGTVVGVGANIFGAGFPRTFIPSFSWGGAAGFETFKLPKVTEVAERVMARRQLAYDAVEQGIMQHVYDATAKDRVWEKATSVAPAAGTEL; from the coding sequence ATGCACGTTCTGCTTTTCGACGACCCCGCCATTCGGCCTCACCTGCTGCCTTTCACCTTCACCCGGCCCGTGGCAGCGCTGCGCTGCGGCATTCTCACGCTGGCTGAAAAATGGCAGCACCGGCTGGCTGTTAAGCAAATCGGGTATCTGACCCAGGACTATCTACAGGCAAAATTTCCGGCTGGCAACACCCAGGGGCCGGCGCTGGTTATCAACGGGGCCGTATGCCCCGATGACCTGCTCACCCGCCAGGTGCAGGCCCTGGTGCCCGGCGAGGCCTTGTTTGATGGCGAGCTGCTAGTGGCAGCCCATTTATCCGATGCTACCCAAGTGGCCGAGCTGATTCAGGAAGGCTTCCAGAAAACCCGCGACGTGGCCGAGCCCGTGACCGTCATCCGGGAGGTGTGGCACCTGTTCCTGCGCAACGGGGCCGAAATCCGCCGCGACTTTGCGCTGCTGACGGCCGGCCGTACCTCGGCCCCTATCGGCGACGCGCACACCATCGTGTACGCGCCGGAAAACATCTTCATCGAGCCGGGCGTGAAAATCCGGGCGGCTATTCTCAACGCCGAAAACGGTCCGATTTACCTGGGCCGCAACTCGCAGGTGCACGAGGGGGCCATCATCAGCGGTCCGCTGGCGCTCTGTGAGGGTAGCCACATCAACGCCGGGGCCAAAATGCGCGGCGACAATACCGTGGGGCCGTACTCGAAAGTGGGCGGCGAAGTGGGCAACAGCATCCTGCTGGGCTACTCCAACAAGGGCCACGACGGCTACCTGGGCAACTCCGTGATTGGCGAGTGGTGCAACCTGGGAGCCGATACCAACACCAGCAACCTCAAAAACAACTACGCGCCCGTCAAGATCTGGAGCCACTCGGCGGGCCGCTTCGTAAACACCGGCCAGCAGTTCTGTGGCCTGATGATGGGCGACCATAGCAAGTGCGGCATCAACACCATGTTCAACACCGGAACAGTGGTGGGCGTGGGGGCCAACATCTTCGGAGCCGGCTTCCCGCGCACCTTTATTCCGAGCTTCAGCTGGGGCGGGGCCGCCGGCTTCGAAACCTTCAAGCTGCCTAAAGTAACCGAAGTAGCGGAGCGCGTGATGGCCCGCCGCCAACTGGCTTACGACGCTGTGGAGCAAGGTATCATGCAGCACGTCTACGACGCTACTGCCAAGGACCGGGTGTGGGAGAAGGCTACGTCAGTCGCCCCGGCTGCTGGCACGGAGTTGTAA
- a CDS encoding type B 50S ribosomal protein L31, whose product MKKDIHPEYREVVFQDTSSGFKFVTRSTMNSTENITMEDGKTYPVIKVEVSSESHPFYTGKNVLLDTAGRVEKFMTRYKKK is encoded by the coding sequence ATGAAAAAAGACATTCACCCCGAGTATCGCGAAGTCGTGTTTCAGGACACCTCCAGCGGCTTCAAATTTGTAACCCGCTCCACGATGAACTCGACCGAGAACATCACGATGGAGGATGGCAAGACTTACCCCGTTATTAAGGTGGAAGTTAGCTCGGAGTCGCACCCGTTCTACACCGGTAAAAACGTGCTCCTCGACACGGCTGGCCGCGTAGAGAAGTTCATGACCCGTTACAAGAAGAAATAG
- a CDS encoding porin family protein, with amino-acid sequence MRTPDMSDEELDRLFRHGAEAYPDEVSLAGWLKLEEQLDTAARQQQLQQLVRRRVVRLFVAEVALVLLLVGLWQATGGRTFWADMSTATAETSSDLVPSRSPTVTSRSQPASQPPRAASSTSSLLAPPFGVGREQQTAASSQRAASHTTAVADKVLAAGHRQALLLAIVHHHRPRVRQVTRHPKKTSSVLQPAAAATVATEVNYEVAAAGPATPETSIRPGPETSAVAATLEANPDSLLVPQVLAAALGSPVALTDTTQHRPLRLKPNSRLLLGLMAGPEATAILPGPAPRVGGTVGVLLEYRVLPRWRVRTGLVRNIKRYAAHGADYNPPPDYWTHRIPIDQVEANCRILEIPLDVRYDAILRPTHTFYATAGLTSLLMRNERYTYLYELNGRYVSRSWSLARGSNAPFRLVQLSVGMEHVAGSRWTMQAEPFVKMPLGGVGFGQIKLSSAGLLLGVKYGLFRPRPTAP; translated from the coding sequence ATGCGTACGCCGGATATGTCAGATGAGGAGCTGGACCGGTTATTCCGGCACGGGGCCGAGGCATACCCTGACGAGGTATCCCTGGCGGGCTGGCTGAAACTAGAAGAACAGCTGGATACCGCAGCGCGGCAGCAGCAACTGCAACAGCTGGTGCGCCGCCGGGTGGTGCGGCTGTTTGTTGCTGAGGTAGCGCTGGTGCTGCTACTGGTGGGGCTGTGGCAAGCCACCGGCGGACGCACCTTCTGGGCTGATATGTCCACGGCTACCGCGGAAACCTCTTCTGACCTCGTACCTAGCCGCAGCCCGACCGTTACCTCCCGCTCCCAGCCAGCCAGCCAACCGCCAAGGGCCGCGAGCAGCACCAGTTCGTTACTGGCGCCACCGTTCGGTGTTGGCCGGGAGCAGCAGACGGCGGCTTCAAGTCAGCGGGCGGCTTCCCATACTACAGCCGTGGCCGACAAAGTACTAGCAGCTGGCCACCGGCAGGCTTTACTGCTGGCGATAGTCCACCACCACCGACCACGCGTAAGGCAGGTAACCCGACATCCTAAGAAAACAAGTTCCGTACTGCAGCCCGCAGCCGCAGCAACAGTGGCCACCGAGGTGAACTATGAGGTGGCTGCGGCCGGGCCAGCAACGCCCGAAACCAGCATTCGGCCCGGCCCGGAAACCTCGGCGGTGGCGGCTACACTGGAAGCAAACCCAGATTCCCTACTCGTTCCGCAAGTGCTGGCCGCGGCTCTTGGCTCGCCCGTCGCGCTAACCGATACAACCCAGCACCGGCCTTTGCGCCTGAAGCCCAACTCTCGGCTATTACTGGGCCTGATGGCGGGGCCGGAGGCCACGGCTATTTTGCCCGGGCCGGCCCCACGCGTGGGCGGCACGGTGGGCGTGTTGCTGGAGTACCGGGTGCTGCCCCGGTGGCGGGTACGCACGGGCTTGGTGCGCAACATCAAGCGGTACGCTGCCCACGGAGCCGACTATAATCCACCACCGGATTACTGGACGCACCGGATTCCCATCGACCAGGTAGAAGCCAACTGCCGCATTCTGGAAATACCCCTGGATGTGCGCTACGACGCCATTTTGCGGCCCACCCATACGTTTTACGCCACTGCTGGCCTTACCTCCCTGCTCATGCGAAACGAACGGTACACCTACCTATACGAGTTGAACGGCCGCTACGTAAGCCGGAGTTGGAGCCTGGCACGGGGCAGTAATGCACCTTTCCGCCTGGTGCAGTTGAGTGTGGGCATGGAACACGTCGCCGGCAGCCGCTGGACGATGCAGGCTGAGCCTTTTGTAAAAATGCCACTAGGCGGCGTAGGGTTTGGTCAGATTAAATTGAGTAGCGCCGGCCTGTTGCTGGGCGTGAAGTACGGCCTGTTTCGGCCGCGTCCGACGGCTCCATAG
- the secDF gene encoding protein translocase subunit SecDF translates to MRNKGLIITLTLLVSALCIYFLSLTLVSRGVQRDAARYASRGGQTNEKQRQHYLDSVWRAPVFGPLTYKDVRQSELGLGLDLNGGMHLTLEVSPVEIVRAMSGNSKDPVFNKAMTQAQELRKTNPSTPFTTLFAQSFQQVAPSDKMARIFANTTNKGAIDINASNEKVVSEINKQIEEAIDRSFNILRTRIDKFGTSQPSIQRVKGTGRIQIELPGVDNPDRVRKLVQGQAKLEFWEVWRQDEFAPYLNQLNQVLSAKEQATATPAVAQAATDTAAAATTAGDSTSLASQLAKKDPKTTAKADSAAPQKNVLASLFTMPGTLGSNIRDTARVNAMLRSPDTRAVLPTNLTFMWGVKPDVIDGQEYLQLYAIRKSRDVEAPIGGEVISEARGDFDQLSGRAEVSMQMNPNGARKWERLTGANIGRQVAIVLDDNVYSAPVVQAEIAGGSSSISGNFTIEEAQDLANILKAGKLPAPTRIVEEAVVGPSLGKEATNQGLYSTLGGLAIIMVFMAAYYGRAGLVANAALLFNLFLIMGVLAQLSFALTLPGIAGLLLVIAASVDANVLIFERIREELDHGLQPTDAINKGYSRAISAIFDSNVTQLIIALILGFFGTGPVQNFAITLGIGVFTSFLSAVYVSRLIIERMVKNNNANLSFSTSISRNLFKGLNLDIVGKRKIAYTLSTVFILIGFGLMYLQGGPNLGVDFRGGREYIVNFSKPVVASDVRDLLTDDYFGGAGTEVKTFGAENRLRITTGYLATDESVDADKKVEAAMFKGLNTKYAALSPKKASSSKVGATIADDIKRTSVLSLGLTLLAIFVYVLFRFEKWQYSMAAVVALFHDALLVIACFPIARAFGLNYEMDQVFVAAILTTIGFSMNDTIVIYDRIREYLRENKHLTFAQVVNPALNSTFSRTMITFTTVFLVMVVLYIFGGETLRSFSFAMILGIIFGTYSSLYIAAPLILDTYGRKEKDRLNTAEADAPKLNTAAQA, encoded by the coding sequence ATGCGTAATAAAGGACTCATCATTACGCTGACGCTGCTTGTGTCGGCGTTGTGCATTTACTTCCTCTCACTGACTCTCGTCTCGCGCGGGGTGCAGCGGGATGCGGCGCGCTATGCTTCGCGCGGCGGCCAGACCAACGAAAAGCAGCGTCAGCACTACCTCGATTCGGTGTGGCGCGCGCCCGTATTCGGCCCGCTTACTTATAAAGATGTTCGGCAGTCGGAGCTGGGCTTGGGCCTGGACCTGAACGGCGGTATGCACCTGACACTGGAGGTTTCGCCGGTGGAAATTGTGCGCGCCATGAGCGGCAACTCCAAAGACCCGGTATTTAACAAGGCCATGACGCAGGCGCAGGAACTGCGCAAAACCAACCCGTCTACGCCTTTCACTACCCTGTTTGCCCAGTCGTTCCAGCAGGTTGCGCCGTCTGACAAGATGGCCCGCATTTTTGCTAACACCACCAACAAAGGAGCCATTGATATCAATGCTTCCAACGAGAAGGTAGTAAGCGAAATTAACAAGCAGATTGAAGAAGCCATTGACCGCTCTTTCAACATTCTGCGCACTCGTATTGACAAGTTCGGCACCAGCCAGCCCAGCATTCAGCGGGTGAAAGGCACCGGCCGTATTCAGATTGAGCTTCCCGGCGTAGACAACCCCGACCGGGTACGGAAGCTGGTACAAGGCCAGGCCAAGCTGGAGTTTTGGGAAGTATGGCGGCAGGATGAGTTTGCCCCCTACCTGAACCAACTGAACCAGGTGCTGAGCGCCAAGGAGCAGGCCACTGCTACGCCCGCCGTAGCCCAGGCCGCTACCGATACCGCCGCCGCTGCTACCACTGCCGGCGACTCGACCTCCCTGGCCAGCCAACTGGCCAAAAAAGACCCGAAGACCACAGCCAAAGCTGACTCGGCCGCACCGCAGAAAAACGTGCTGGCCAGCCTGTTCACCATGCCCGGCACGCTGGGCTCGAACATCCGGGATACGGCACGCGTGAATGCCATGCTGCGCAGCCCCGATACCCGCGCGGTATTGCCCACTAACCTCACTTTCATGTGGGGGGTGAAGCCCGATGTAATTGACGGCCAGGAATACCTGCAGCTCTACGCCATCCGGAAGTCGCGCGACGTGGAAGCCCCGATTGGCGGCGAAGTAATCAGCGAGGCCCGTGGCGACTTTGACCAGCTCAGCGGCCGCGCCGAAGTGAGCATGCAGATGAATCCCAATGGTGCGCGCAAATGGGAGCGGCTTACCGGCGCCAATATCGGCCGTCAGGTAGCCATTGTGCTTGATGACAACGTGTACTCAGCACCGGTAGTGCAGGCCGAAATTGCCGGCGGTAGCTCCAGCATTTCGGGCAACTTCACCATTGAAGAAGCCCAGGATCTGGCCAACATTCTGAAAGCCGGTAAGCTGCCCGCTCCTACCCGCATTGTGGAAGAAGCGGTAGTAGGCCCTTCGCTGGGCAAGGAAGCCACCAACCAGGGGCTGTACTCCACGCTGGGCGGTCTGGCCATCATTATGGTATTTATGGCTGCTTATTACGGCCGTGCCGGTCTGGTAGCCAACGCCGCCCTGCTGTTCAACCTGTTCCTGATTATGGGCGTGCTGGCCCAGCTGTCATTTGCTCTTACGCTGCCCGGCATTGCGGGTCTGCTGCTGGTAATTGCGGCTTCAGTAGATGCTAACGTACTGATATTTGAGCGTATCCGGGAGGAGCTTGACCATGGGCTGCAGCCGACTGATGCCATCAACAAAGGGTATTCCCGCGCAATTTCGGCCATTTTCGACTCTAACGTAACGCAGCTGATTATTGCCCTGATTCTGGGCTTCTTCGGCACAGGTCCGGTACAGAACTTTGCCATTACCCTGGGTATCGGTGTGTTCACCTCGTTCCTGTCGGCCGTGTACGTGTCGCGTCTCATCATTGAGCGGATGGTGAAGAACAACAACGCCAACCTCAGCTTCAGCACCTCTATCTCGCGCAACCTGTTTAAGGGGCTCAACCTGGATATTGTGGGCAAGCGCAAGATTGCCTACACCTTGTCTACGGTGTTTATTCTCATCGGCTTCGGGCTGATGTACCTGCAGGGCGGGCCCAACCTGGGCGTTGACTTCCGGGGAGGCCGCGAGTACATCGTGAATTTCAGCAAGCCGGTAGTGGCTTCTGATGTGCGCGACCTGCTGACTGATGACTACTTTGGCGGTGCAGGCACGGAGGTAAAAACCTTCGGTGCCGAGAACCGGCTGCGTATCACCACCGGCTATCTGGCGACTGATGAGAGCGTGGATGCTGATAAGAAGGTGGAAGCCGCCATGTTCAAAGGACTGAACACGAAGTATGCGGCTCTGTCGCCGAAGAAAGCAAGCTCCTCGAAAGTGGGGGCAACTATTGCCGACGACATTAAGCGCACTTCCGTGTTGAGCCTGGGGCTCACGCTGCTGGCTATTTTCGTGTACGTACTGTTCCGATTCGAGAAGTGGCAGTATTCGATGGCCGCCGTTGTGGCCCTGTTCCACGATGCGCTGCTGGTTATTGCTTGCTTCCCCATTGCGCGGGCGTTTGGCCTGAACTATGAAATGGACCAGGTGTTCGTGGCGGCTATCCTGACGACCATCGGTTTCTCGATGAATGATACCATCGTTATCTACGACCGAATCCGGGAATATCTGCGGGAGAATAAGCACTTGACTTTTGCGCAGGTAGTAAACCCGGCCCTGAACAGTACGTTCTCCCGCACCATGATTACGTTTACGACGGTATTCCTGGTGATGGTGGTACTGTACATCTTCGGGGGTGAAACGCTCCGTTCGTTCTCCTTCGCCATGATTCTGGGTATCATCTTCGGCACGTACTCCTCGCTGTACATTGCCGCTCCGCTGATTCTGGATACGTATGGCCGCAAGGAAAAAGACCGCCTCAACACGGCCGAAGCCGACGCGCCCAAGCTGAACACCGCTGCCCAGGCGTAA
- a CDS encoding RNA polymerase sigma factor, with the protein MAAPAPDPALLLNLLAGCRQLERASQRQFYRQFFAYGLSICRRYLHDPDVAQEAVNDGFVKVFQELPDFDPNRFPHDLVSSLRGWLRRIMVRTAIDHFRTHHRHHLQTDLEAAGHYPADTSPTPLDALSFEELLQLIAQLPPAYRAVFNLFAIDGYSHEEIAESLGISIGTSKSNLFKARTHLKTLLKHHHHHAYAGYVR; encoded by the coding sequence GTGGCTGCCCCCGCTCCTGATCCTGCGCTGTTGCTCAATCTTCTGGCCGGGTGCCGGCAGTTGGAGCGTGCCAGTCAGCGGCAGTTCTACCGACAGTTCTTTGCCTATGGCCTCAGCATCTGCCGCCGCTACCTGCACGACCCCGATGTGGCGCAGGAGGCCGTAAACGACGGTTTTGTTAAAGTATTCCAAGAGTTGCCTGACTTCGACCCGAACCGTTTTCCGCATGACCTAGTCAGCTCGTTGCGGGGGTGGCTGCGGCGCATCATGGTTCGCACCGCCATCGACCACTTCCGCACTCACCACCGCCACCACTTGCAGACAGACCTGGAAGCAGCCGGTCACTACCCCGCCGACACTAGCCCCACGCCTCTGGATGCGCTTTCGTTTGAGGAGTTGCTGCAACTCATTGCGCAGCTGCCACCAGCCTACCGCGCAGTTTTCAACCTGTTCGCCATCGACGGCTACTCCCACGAAGAAATTGCCGAAAGCCTGGGTATTTCTATTGGGACGTCGAAATCAAACCTCTTCAAAGCGCGGACCCACCTCAAAACACTGCTTAAACATCACCACCATCATGCGTACGCCGGATATGTCAGATGA
- a CDS encoding uridine kinase family protein: MQHPFIVGITGGSASGKTTFLRRLLASFPEEEICLISQDNYYHPRENQSVDAQGVTNFDLPSSIDSAAYAADVLRISQGLEVRRQEYTFNNPNVVPAELVFRPAPIVVVEGIFVFYFEEVAKLLDLKVYIDAQEHVKLQRRIVRDRDERGYDLADVLYRYTNHVAPTYEKYIQPFKQDADIVIPNNRHFEKGLDVLVSFLRSKVAAAS; encoded by the coding sequence ATGCAACACCCCTTCATCGTCGGTATCACGGGCGGCAGCGCCTCCGGCAAAACCACCTTTCTGCGCCGGCTGCTGGCTTCGTTTCCCGAAGAAGAAATCTGCCTGATTTCGCAGGACAACTACTACCACCCCCGGGAAAACCAGTCGGTAGATGCCCAGGGCGTCACCAATTTCGACTTACCCAGCAGCATCGACTCGGCGGCCTACGCGGCCGATGTACTACGCATCAGTCAGGGTTTGGAAGTGCGCCGTCAGGAGTACACCTTTAACAACCCCAACGTGGTGCCTGCCGAGCTGGTTTTCCGGCCAGCTCCTATTGTAGTGGTAGAAGGAATTTTCGTGTTCTACTTCGAGGAAGTGGCCAAACTGCTTGATCTGAAAGTGTACATCGATGCGCAGGAGCACGTGAAGCTGCAGCGCCGCATTGTGCGCGACCGGGACGAGCGGGGCTACGACCTGGCCGACGTGTTGTACCGCTACACCAACCACGTAGCCCCCACCTACGAGAAGTACATCCAGCCGTTCAAGCAGGATGCCGACATCGTAATTCCCAACAACCGGCACTTCGAGAAAGGGCTGGATGTACTGGTTTCCTTTCTGCGCAGTAAAGTAGCCGCCGCAAGTTAG